A portion of the Paenibacillus hamazuiensis genome contains these proteins:
- a CDS encoding HD-GYP domain-containing protein has translation MPAWFGKVPYLQQVQDMIEKAGLTQDALLIIAAAAVAVLLAVIWALALQRKAGHTRKRLALTRKIIQTVKPDKGLENNLIDLLEFFDRFVEAPVYAFYVHEPRNNSYTLKAVRHKTKEIGSTMSASAEKKKENYHPPLSVQGDTGMIRSGKIVEGEVPLLVVPTGQGKGLVRIGPLSGKPSKRTLASLDELGELIGQMLDNLTAAEKLKAESDVVLASGKAMQQINQIALHPRMTVELMIQLSMQTMAAAGGCYAERTGDRYRIPVSIGLEEKLAGELTEDVRTLDMLHQLAANEEYVLLRRGDAVFAGLPAAFKSLGMDAIVVLQVNIGTPNFLIFWFDRFGDAGTEQAALSTMKMVQRDIRGIISHQMSLSRLAGTYTGILKGLAQLLDNMSPYTVGYSEMMSRYSIIIAKEIGLSEPEIRDVALAAYLSNIGMFGISVNLYQKEGKYSDQEFELMKLHAEVGASIVRTTLGNERVAEYILYHHERMDGNGYPAGLKGRQIPAGSKIIAVVQTFLAKINGRKYRDPLPFHQALQTLRAASGTQLDASIVDAFIAWFERKQRNPNFNARSLGSCWEMCCVPSSVCEHCPVYGRMDVNCWEVADNNCATHGKKCETCFVRTEHAHRTEWLKRAK, from the coding sequence ATGCCGGCATGGTTCGGGAAAGTTCCTTATCTGCAGCAAGTGCAGGACATGATCGAAAAAGCGGGGCTTACCCAAGATGCGCTTCTCATCATCGCAGCCGCCGCAGTGGCGGTGCTGCTCGCCGTCATTTGGGCTCTAGCGCTTCAGCGCAAGGCCGGTCATACACGCAAGCGGCTGGCACTCACCCGGAAAATCATTCAAACGGTAAAGCCCGATAAAGGGCTGGAAAACAATCTGATCGATCTGCTCGAATTTTTTGACCGGTTTGTCGAAGCTCCCGTGTATGCCTTTTATGTGCACGAACCGAGAAACAACAGTTATACGTTGAAGGCGGTCCGCCATAAGACGAAAGAAATCGGCAGCACAATGTCCGCTTCTGCGGAAAAGAAAAAAGAGAATTATCATCCGCCGCTTTCGGTTCAAGGCGATACCGGAATGATCCGTTCCGGCAAAATCGTCGAAGGGGAAGTGCCGCTGCTCGTAGTCCCTACGGGACAAGGGAAAGGTTTGGTGCGCATCGGTCCCTTATCCGGAAAGCCTTCGAAGAGAACGTTGGCTTCGCTGGACGAGCTCGGCGAGTTGATCGGCCAAATGCTGGACAATTTAACGGCGGCAGAGAAGCTGAAGGCGGAGTCGGATGTCGTGCTCGCTTCCGGCAAGGCGATGCAGCAGATCAATCAGATTGCGCTTCATCCCAGGATGACCGTCGAACTGATGATTCAATTGTCGATGCAAACGATGGCTGCCGCTGGGGGGTGCTACGCCGAGCGTACAGGCGACCGTTATCGGATACCGGTGAGCATTGGGCTGGAAGAGAAGCTGGCCGGCGAATTAACGGAAGATGTCCGGACGCTGGACATGCTCCATCAGCTTGCAGCGAATGAGGAATACGTGCTGCTCCGGCGCGGGGATGCCGTCTTTGCCGGTTTGCCCGCAGCCTTTAAGAGCCTCGGCATGGACGCGATCGTCGTGCTGCAGGTGAACATCGGCACGCCGAATTTTTTGATCTTCTGGTTCGATCGCTTCGGGGATGCGGGGACGGAGCAGGCGGCGCTCAGCACGATGAAAATGGTGCAGCGCGATATCCGCGGCATCATTTCGCATCAAATGTCGCTGAGCCGGCTGGCCGGAACGTATACGGGCATTTTAAAAGGGCTCGCCCAACTGCTCGACAACATGAGCCCATATACCGTCGGATATTCGGAGATGATGAGCCGGTACTCGATCATCATCGCCAAGGAGATCGGGCTCAGCGAGCCGGAGATCCGCGATGTGGCGCTCGCCGCGTATCTCAGCAACATCGGGATGTTCGGGATTTCGGTCAATTTGTATCAAAAAGAAGGCAAATACTCCGATCAGGAATTCGAGCTGATGAAACTTCACGCCGAAGTCGGCGCCTCGATCGTTCGCACGACGCTGGGCAACGAACGCGTGGCCGAATACATTTTGTATCACCACGAACGGATGGACGGAAACGGCTATCCGGCCGGCTTAAAGGGGCGCCAAATTCCGGCCGGCTCGAAGATCATTGCCGTCGTGCAGACGTTTCTCGCCAAAATTAACGGGCGGAAATACCGCGACCCGCTGCCGTTTCATCAGGCGCTGCAAACGCTGCGCGCAGCGAGCGGCACGCAGCTCGACGCTTCGATCGTCGATGCGTTTATCGCCTGGTTCGAACGCAAACAACGGAATCCGAATTTCAATGCCCGATCGCTCGGCTCTTGCTGGGAGATGTGCTGCGTGCCGTCCAGTGTGTGTGAACATTGTCCGGTATACGGCCGCATGGATGTGAATTGCTGGGAGGTCGCGGACAATAACTGTGCGACGCACGGCAAAAAGTGCGAGACGTGCTTCGTTCGCACGGAACATGCCCATCGCACCGAGTGGCTGAAACGGGCGAAGTAG
- a CDS encoding glycosyltransferase family 2 protein, translating to MAETLIIIPAFNEEKSIGTTLHDLLQSVQGADILVVNDGSVDGTAAISGASPIWVLNHPVNLGYGAALQSGYKFAARRGYRYVVQFDADGQHATGDLIRLIGEMRKNDTDVVIGSRFLGDPNFDPGLRKKLAINTFRSIIFALTQTRVTDPTSGLRGLHEKVFRFYSEKGRFPSDYPDADIIIHMLLNRFRIREFPIGSRERKEGISMHSGFKPIIYMFKVMLSILAVFLNHCLVDRRNRHA from the coding sequence ATGGCAGAAACCCTGATCATCATACCAGCGTTTAATGAGGAAAAAAGCATAGGTACGACGCTGCACGATCTGCTTCAATCCGTCCAAGGCGCCGACATTCTCGTTGTGAACGACGGCTCGGTGGATGGCACAGCCGCCATTTCGGGCGCATCGCCGATCTGGGTGCTCAATCACCCGGTCAATCTGGGGTATGGAGCCGCGCTGCAGTCCGGCTACAAGTTTGCGGCCAGACGCGGCTACCGTTACGTCGTGCAGTTCGATGCGGACGGTCAGCACGCTACGGGGGATTTGATCCGGCTGATCGGCGAAATGAGAAAAAACGATACCGACGTCGTGATCGGTTCGCGGTTTCTCGGCGACCCGAATTTTGATCCCGGACTGCGAAAGAAGCTGGCCATTAACACGTTTCGCTCCATCATTTTTGCTTTGACCCAAACGAGGGTGACGGATCCGACTTCAGGATTGCGCGGACTGCATGAAAAGGTATTCCGCTTTTATTCGGAAAAAGGCCGTTTCCCGAGCGATTATCCGGATGCGGATATTATTATCCACATGCTTTTGAACCGGTTTCGGATTCGCGAGTTTCCGATCGGTTCCCGCGAGCGCAAGGAAGGCATCAGCATGCACTCGGGCTTCAAACCGATCATTTATATGTTTAAAGTGATGCTCAGCATCCTGGCGGTGTTTTTAAATCATTGTCTCGTAGACCGGAGGAACCGACATGCCTAG
- a CDS encoding DUF2304 domain-containing protein: MPSLLKWFVLLLGFSFSGIVIYLLTRKKINEKNTLVWLGGTIIILVLSVNPHLLDSLAKIVDVDYPPSLLFLFSVMVLLLLNLYQSIQISSLHDKIKELSQYIALRDAEDHTGRREHPENG, encoded by the coding sequence ATGCCTAGCTTATTAAAATGGTTCGTGTTATTGCTCGGTTTTTCGTTTTCCGGCATCGTCATTTATTTGCTGACCCGCAAAAAAATCAACGAGAAAAACACGCTCGTTTGGCTGGGCGGCACGATCATCATTCTTGTGCTGTCCGTCAACCCGCATTTGCTGGATAGTTTGGCGAAAATCGTCGACGTGGATTATCCCCCGTCGCTGTTGTTTCTTTTTTCCGTGATGGTGCTGCTGCTGCTTAATTTATACCAATCGATCCAAATATCATCCTTACATGATAAAATTAAGGAGCTTTCGCAATATATCGCGCTGCGGGACGCCGAGGATCATACCGGGAGGAGAGAGCACCCGGAAAACGGCTAA
- a CDS encoding NAD-dependent epimerase/dehydratase family protein — MKILVTGGAGFIASHIVDELIRLGHSVAVLDNFSTGKREYANPEARLYEADIVKDPLGAVFSGFKPEVVIHHAAQIDVQTSIKHPSLDAEINIVGTIKLLENCREHGVRKIVYASSAAVYGTPEYLPVDEKHPLKPLSFYGISKHTPEHYIEAFAHLYGLDFTILRYANVYGIRQDPKGEGGVVSIFVDKLLSGEKPVIFGSGEQTRDFIYVKDIVSANIAALDRGSRGLFNISRNEQTTVTELLRIMCRQLEKPFAPEYRPPRPGDIEHSRLDNTAALRELAWSPKYSLQEGMQETCSYYAKKYGM, encoded by the coding sequence ATGAAAATCCTTGTAACCGGCGGGGCCGGGTTTATCGCTTCCCATATTGTCGACGAGCTGATCCGGCTCGGGCATTCCGTCGCCGTGCTCGACAATTTCAGTACGGGCAAACGCGAATATGCCAATCCGGAAGCCCGATTGTACGAAGCGGACATCGTGAAAGACCCGCTCGGAGCGGTATTCTCCGGGTTCAAGCCGGAGGTTGTCATCCATCACGCGGCGCAGATCGACGTGCAAACATCCATCAAACATCCGTCGCTTGATGCCGAAATTAACATTGTCGGCACAATCAAGCTGCTGGAAAACTGCAGAGAGCACGGCGTGCGCAAAATCGTCTACGCTTCTTCCGCTGCGGTCTACGGCACTCCCGAATATTTGCCCGTGGACGAGAAGCATCCGCTGAAGCCGCTATCGTTTTACGGCATCTCCAAGCATACCCCGGAGCATTATATCGAAGCGTTCGCCCATTTGTACGGGCTGGATTTCACCATACTGCGCTACGCCAACGTGTACGGCATCAGGCAGGACCCTAAAGGCGAAGGCGGCGTTGTTTCGATCTTCGTCGACAAGCTGCTATCCGGAGAAAAGCCGGTTATTTTCGGCAGCGGCGAGCAGACGCGGGATTTCATTTATGTCAAAGATATCGTATCCGCCAACATCGCCGCTTTGGATCGGGGCTCCCGAGGGCTGTTCAATATAAGCCGGAACGAGCAGACAACCGTAACCGAGCTGCTGCGGATCATGTGCCGTCAGCTTGAAAAGCCGTTCGCGCCGGAATATCGGCCTCCCCGCCCGGGAGATATCGAACACAGCCGGCTCGACAATACGGCCGCGCTCCGCGAGCTTGCCTGGTCCCCGAAGTACAGTCTGCAGGAAGGCATGCAGGAAACTTGCTCCTACTATGCAAAAAAATACGGAATGTAA
- a CDS encoding metallophosphoesterase family protein, translating into MISRRKFIKKMAVFFSFIPLGVMGFFEWFSRSVSKTDPGAAEPAKPSASEPAPPKKVSPEPLLSMFLLSDLHISVSESSMTEKLHWALKDVTDFESKVEAIVLGGDLTDFGRASDYKLLKSVLDKYTLPPVHANLGNHDYYDVWLNKDGQFSTDTVPNGKTDAQSRQRFMEFFGYGKPYNDVWINGVHLIMVSQEAYYQEKPEVGEGAWYSDEQLAWLQETMKAHADGKPALIFIHQPLPALGMDGRTHQLIRATEFRNILKPYKNVFVLSGHTHRNFVGESHYNKDNTFHWFNNASVGRTRSSSGSVAQGMYIQVYEDRVVVRGREFSNRSWIDEANWTVSLV; encoded by the coding sequence ATGATTTCAAGACGCAAATTTATCAAAAAGATGGCCGTATTTTTTTCGTTCATTCCACTCGGGGTCATGGGTTTCTTCGAATGGTTCAGCCGCAGCGTGTCCAAGACGGACCCGGGCGCGGCCGAACCGGCGAAACCGTCGGCTTCCGAACCCGCCCCGCCCAAAAAAGTGTCGCCGGAACCGCTGCTGTCGATGTTTTTGCTCAGCGATCTGCACATTTCCGTAAGCGAGTCGTCCATGACCGAGAAGCTGCATTGGGCGCTTAAGGACGTTACCGACTTCGAATCGAAGGTTGAGGCGATTGTCCTTGGCGGCGATTTGACCGATTTCGGCCGCGCCAGCGATTACAAGCTGCTGAAAAGCGTTCTCGACAAATATACGCTTCCGCCCGTACATGCGAATTTGGGAAATCACGATTATTACGATGTTTGGCTTAACAAGGACGGACAGTTTTCCACCGATACGGTTCCGAACGGAAAAACGGATGCCCAGTCCCGTCAGCGGTTTATGGAGTTTTTCGGCTACGGCAAGCCGTATAACGATGTCTGGATCAACGGCGTGCATTTGATCATGGTTTCCCAGGAAGCTTATTACCAGGAAAAACCCGAGGTCGGAGAAGGCGCCTGGTATTCCGACGAACAGCTTGCCTGGCTGCAGGAAACGATGAAAGCTCATGCCGACGGCAAGCCGGCGCTCATATTCATCCATCAGCCGCTGCCTGCGCTCGGGATGGACGGGCGCACCCATCAGCTTATTCGCGCCACCGAGTTCCGCAATATTTTGAAGCCGTATAAAAATGTGTTTGTGCTCTCCGGTCACACGCACCGCAACTTTGTCGGCGAGTCCCACTATAACAAGGATAATACGTTCCACTGGTTCAATAACGCATCCGTTGGCCGCACCCGTTCGAGCAGCGGCTCGGTTGCCCAAGGGATGTACATTCAGGTATACGAAGACCGGGTCGTCGTACGCGGCAGGGAATTTTCGAACCGCAGTTGGATCGATGAAGCCAACTGGACGGTGTCGCTGGTGTAA